The following nucleotide sequence is from Nesterenkonia xinjiangensis.
CCGGCCCGGCGGCGAGCTGGAGCCGTCGTTTCCTGTACTGGACCTGGACCGCGGGGATCGCCGCAGTCGTCCTGATCGCCGTGGGGGTCGTCCAGGGCTACGGATTCGGCTGGCTGGCGGTGATGGCCGGCACCGGCACCGGCAGCGTCTTCTGGTCCCCGCTGGGCATCGCCGACGGCATGGTCACCACCGTGCTGAACTCCCTGGGGATCCCCAGCTACTGGACCCTGGACACGCTGAAGCTCATCGGCCGACTGCTCTCGGTGATCATCGTGCTGGCACTCATGTTCCGCGGCGACCCCCGGCATGTCGTGCAGCGGATGACCTGGGCGTTCACCGCACTGGTGGTGCTCTCTCCGATCATCCAACCGTGGTACCTGCTGTGGCTGCTCCCGCTGTTCGCGGTCACCGGCATCCGGAAGGACTGGCAGTTCAAATGGGTCGTCTTCACGGTCGGCTTCTTCCTGGCATTCGGCGCCTCGGACCAGCTCTCCATCTGGCAGTTCCTGGACATGGATCAGCAGATGGTCGTCCTCTCCCTGGCCATCTCCTGGGCCTGCATGCTCTGGCTGGGCCTGTTCGACCGGGGGACACGGTGGATCGTCTACGAGGGATGGAACCTGCCTGCGGTGCGGCTCGAACTGCCGCGTCGGAGGAGAGAGAGTGCGTGACACCCTGATCTCGCGCGCCGCCCTCCGGACACGTGATGTGCTCGGTTCCTTCCCCGGCACCGCGTGGCTGATCGGTGGTGAGGAGGCCGCCGCCTCGCACACCCTGCGCCAAGGGCTGCTGGCCTCCCTGATGATCATGGTCGGCTCGTGGGGGGTGGGCTGGCTGGCGATGACTCCCTCCTCGGTGCTGGCCGTCCACCCGCTCCTGCTGCCGCTGCGCACCACCACCGCAGGTGTCATCACCTGCGCGGTGCTGCTGAGTCTGGGGGCGATGCTGCTGGTGCGTTCCTGGCTGCGGCTCTCCCAGCGCGTCGGTGGCTGGCACGAGGGCGCGACGTCGACCATCCGCCGCGCGGTGCTCATGTGGGGCGCACCGCTGCTGTTCACCGTGCCGATATTCTCCCGGGACGTCTATTCCTATCTGGCCCAGGGTCGGGTGCTCCACGCCGGGCTGAACCCCTATGAATCCGGTGTCTCGGAGCTGCCCGGATGGTTCATGGAGGGCGCCGACGGGCTGTGGGCGGAATCGCCCTCACCCTATGGGCCGCTGTTCCTGCTGGTGGCCCAGCTGATCTGGTTCCTCTCTGGCGGCGTCCCGGAGGTCTCCGTGATGCTCTTTCGGCTGCTCAGCGTCGCAGGGGTGGCGATGATGCTGCTGGTGGTGCCGCGCCTGGCTCGAGCCTTCGGCTCCCAGCCGGCATGGGCGTTGTGGCTGTGCGTGCTGAACCCGCTGAGTCTGCTGGTCTTCCTGCCGGCGGCCCATAACGACGCCCTGATGATCGGGCTGCTGCTGCTGGGCATGTGGTGCGCACTGCGTCGACGGCGGCTCGGCGCGGTGCTGCTGATCACCGCCGCGGTGGCGGTCAAACCCATCGCGATCACGGTGCTGCCCTTCGCCGTGCTGCTCACCCTGAAGAACCCCACACGCATCGTGGGCGACTACCGGGCCCGACTGCGGGAGTGGGTCCTCGCCGGGCTGCTCGCTGCCGGCCTGCTCGTGGGGGCGGGGGTGCTGCTCGGCGTCGGGCTGGGATGGATCACCGCGGCGCTGGGCGCCGGATCCGCCATCGCCCCGGTCGCACCGGTCGGGCTGCTGGGCACCGGGTTGGGCCTGGTGGCGGCCGTGGCCTGGGGCGCGGACCCGCAGCAGACCGCCTCCTGGATCTACACCGGCGCGCGTGTCGTCTCCGCTGCGGTGCTGGCCTGGATCCTGCTGCGCCGCCGCCTCGGCAACCCGGTGCTGTGGGCCGGCGTGGGGCTGATCGTGGTGGTGCTAAGCTCCACGGTCGTCCAGCCCTGGTACCTGCTGTGGATCCTGCCGCTGTTCGCCGTGGTGCATGTCCACCGCGGCCGTGCGTTGGTGCTGGTGAGCCTGCTGATCACGGTGCTGGTGCTGATCTCCCTGGTCGGCCAGCTCTCCGTGGCCCAATGGATCGACACCACTGTGGTGCAGACGGTCGCGGCCGGCGTCGCGACGGTCTACCTCGTCTACCTGCTGGTCTTCGACCCGAACACCACCGAGCTGTTCGACATGCGGCGCCCCTCACAGATCTGGAATGCCGCCGTCGGGTGGACCGGCCTGGGACAATTGACCCGATCCCCGGCCCCCGTGCCCGCGGAACCCCGGCTCGAGGGCTCCGAGAGATCCTCCCGCCCTGACCTGCCCGCTCCTGCGGACGCCCCGGACCGACCTGAAGGAGCCCGGTGACCAGCACCGCCGAGATTCGCCCCACGCCTCGTACCTCTCGGCTGCTCTGGATCCTGCTGGCCGCCACCTGCCTGGGCGCGGTCCTCTCGGTGCTGGCTGTGCAGTGGTGCCGGATCAACGGATGGACCGACCCGGGCCAGCACGTGCACATGTGCTACTCGGACTTCGCGCTGCTGTTCACCGAACGGGGTCTGGCCGCCGGGCACTTCCCGTTCCTCGGGGACGCCCCGCAGGGCCAGGCCATGGAGTATCCGGTGCTCATCGGCGTCGTCGCGGGCGTGCTGTCCTGGCTGGTCCCGGGCACCGGCGAGGGGCCCGAGCGTGTCCTGGCCTTCTACGATCTCAACCATGCTCTGGTAGTGCTCTGCTGGCTGGGCACCGTGCTGGCCACGGCCTACTCGGCGGGGCGTCGTCGTTCGGACGCGATACTTGTGGCCCTGGCCCCGGGCATCGTCCTGACCCTCTCGGTGAACTGGGACATGTGGGCGGTCTTCCTCGGCGCGCTGGCACTTCTGCTCTGGGGTCGAGGCCGACCCGGCTGGGCCGGCGTGCTCATCGGTCTCGGGGCAGCGATGAAGCTCTACCCGTTGTTCTTCTTCGGCGCAGTGCTGGTGCTGTGCGTGCGCTCGGGGCGCCTACGCTCCGCGGTGACCACCCTGTCAGCAGCTGCGGCGACGTGGCTGGCGGTCAACCTGCCGTTCATGGTCGCCGCATTTGACCAGTGGGCACTGTTCTATCGGTTCTCCTCCGAGCGCGAGGTCAGCTTCTCCTCGATGTGGCTGGCCTTCGGCTGGCTCGGGCTCGACGGCGAAGGCTTCTCGCTCCTCTCCAACGGGCTGTTCCTGCTGTGCTGCATGGGAGTGGCCTACCTGGCCTGGGCGGCTCCCACACGGCCTCGGATGGCCCAGCTGTGCTTCCTGATCGTGGCCAGCTTCATTCTGCTGGGCAAGGTCTACTCGCCACAGTTCGTCATGTGGCTGATCCCGCTGGTGGTGCTGGCGCGGCCCCAGGTGCGGGGCTTCGTGGTGTGGCAGGCCGCCGAGGTGTTCCACTGGGCGGCGGTGTGGCTGATGAGCGCCAAGATCACCTCCGGCGGGGAGTTCGGCGCCGGGCATCACCTCATCGAGGCCGCCTACGGGCTGGGCATCGTGCTGCACATGGCCACCGTGATCTACCTGATGGTGCAGGTGGTCCGGGAGATCCTGCATCCGGAGCGTGACGTGGTGCGGCAGGGTGCGCCCGACGACGCCTACGACCCTCTTGCCGGAGTGCTCGCCGGCCATGGTGACGCCTTCGCCCTCCCCGGGCTGGGCCGCCCGGCCGACCTGCGGCTGCGCTGGTAGGCCTGCTCGGCCACGTGCTGCCCGCAGCCGCCGACGGTGCTCGGGGCTGCGGGACTTCTGCCTCCGCCGTCGAGCACGTACGCTCCGGAGAAGTGGAGGACGTGGGGAATGGAGAGACATGTGTGGACGCTATGTGATGGCACTGCGCGCCGGTGACCTGATCGATGCACTCGAGGCCTGCGGGATCGATGACGTCGCCCTGGCCGGCCCGGCCACCGGCGTCGATGCGTCGCCGGCGGGTCCGGAGCAGTCGTGGCGTGTCTCCTGGAACGTCGCGCCCACCTCCACTGTGCCGATCCTTGTGGAGCGATATGAGGAGGGTGCGGACGAGGCCGGGACGCACGCGGGGCGACAGCGGGAGATCCACCCGGCCCGGTGGGGCCTGCTCCCGCGGTGGGCGGAGACCGCCGCGTTCAGCTCGAAGACCTTCAACGCCCGCTCCGAGACGGTGGTCTCCAAACCCAGCTTCCGCTCTGCGGTGCGCCGCCGTCGGTGCGTGGTGCCCGTCCAGGGATACTACGAGTGGAAGGTGTCCCAGGAGCCGCAGACCGGCAAGACCGTCCGTGTCCCGCACCTCGTCCGAGACCGTGAACGGCCGCTGATCCTCTTCGCCGGTCTCTACGAATGGTGGAAGGACCCCGAGCGCGAGGCTCAGGGGCGGGACGCCTGGGTGCTCTCCACCACGATCCTCACCGGCCCGTCACCCGATGTCGGCGAGGACGGCGCAGGCCCGGCCCACGGTGACCGTCCGGTGCTCACCGAGCTGGCCCAGCTGCACGATCGTCTGCCGCTGGCCATGAGCGCCGACGAGGCGGCCGACTGGATCGCTCCGGGGGAGCGGAGCCGGGAGGACACGGAGGCGGATGTGGAGCGGCTGCGGCTCGGGGCTGTGGAAGTCGCTCGCGGGTGGACGCTGCATGAGGTGGACCGTGCGGTGGGCAATGTCCGCAATGACTCTCCTGAGCTGATCCGGCCCCCTGACGTCATGTTCTGAGCCCCCGCTGGGCGAGGCCCGGGGGAGTGCCACCCATGACCTAGGATCGTACGGTGCTCTCCATGCTCACGACGATCGCCCCGATGTTCCTCGTGCTCGTCGTCGGATTCCTGGCGGGCTTCGCCTCCCGATTCCGCGGATTCCAGGGTGCGTTGAACGCCTTCGTCTTCTATTTCGGACTGCCGGCCTTCGTGTTCTCCGCCGTGGTGGCCGCACCTCCGACCGGCCGCTTTCCGGTGGGGGCGGTGATCATCGCCGCGATGGTCACGTTGGCGCTCTCCGTGGGGACCTACGGCACGGCCCATCTGCTGGGTTCGCGTGCCCGTGCTGGGGCGGCGCCGACTTCACTGGCGGCCACCTTCGGCAACGTCGGCTACTTCGGCATCCCGATCACGCTGAGCACGATCGGGCCTGAGGCCGCACTGGCTGCCGGCATCATCCATCTGGTGCACAACATGATCTACATGACCGGTTATCCGGTGGTCCGCACGGCCCTCGGCGGGGCTGAGACCACGCCGCCGGGTCCCGGGGATGCGGGGGACACCTCCTCAGAGGTGGGGTTCCGCTCTGCCTGGCGACGTCGGCTCTGGCCGATCGTCCGCCGAGCGGTGCTGCTGAACCCCATCGCGCTCTCCATGGCCGCTGCACTGCTGGTGGTGATGACCCCGCTGGCCCCGCCCCAGGTGTTCTCGGAAGGGGTGGAGATGATCGGACAGACCGCGGTCCCGCTGGCGCTGTTCGCCGTAGGGCTGGCCATGCACCCCGCACTGGAGGGCATCCGCAGCGGCGGAGTGCCCAAGCGTTCGATCGCGCTGGGCACGGGGGTCAAACTTCTGCTGCTGCCTGGGGTCACCTGGCTGGCGGTGCTTCCTTTCCTGGACCACTTGGGGCCGGTCTGGGCCGCGACACTGGTGCTGATGGCGGCCATGCCGTCGTCCACCACGGTCTTCATCTTCTCCGAGGAATACGATGGAGACGGTCGTCTGGCCGCGGCGATCCTGGTGGCAGGCACCGTGCTGAGCGTGGTGACGTTGCCGATGATCGCCGAGCTGCTGCAGATATAGGGGAGGTCGCGACGGTCGGTCGGGGACCATCACCCTTCGGAGGCCGAGCTTGAGCACGCGTGAAGGCGGCAGGCTCTCCTGCCAGAACTCACTCGTCACCGGCCTCATCATCGTGACGATGGAATCGAACGTCACGTCTTAACAAGGCGAGTGATCTTCCCTAGTGTGGGGTGCAGAGTCCGTCGGGAATCGTGGACCGCAGGCATTCGATGTGCGGCGATGCGGCGGCGCTCACTGAGCACACGGAAGAATGAGAACACCGCAGAAGGGGTGCCGAGAGACAATGATGACACGGACTTTCTATGCCACCGCAGCAGCCGCAGCACTGACCATCGGCACAGCAGGAGCCGCCTCCGCTGCCGGTGACGGCCACCACCCCGCTGAGCCAGAGGCCCCCGCCCCGAGCCCCGAGCCAGTGCTCACGGAGACCGAAGAGCCGCCGAACGCCCCGGTTCTCGAGATCAACCGTCTCAACCACCTGGTGATCGTGACCTGGGAACCGGTGGATGGCGCTGAGACGTACCGGTGGTCACTGGCAAGCGAAGAAGAGACCGTCGACGGCGGCCTCACGCACGAGGGCAACCGGGCGATCGCGTACGACACCATAGGACTTGAGCCCGGTTTCTACACGCTCAGTGTGATCGGATTCGACGAGAACGGTGTTCCCGGCGAGGCAAGCAGTGTGGAGGTCCAGGTCGCCGGGATGATCGGCGGCTGAGCGATACCCACAACGCAGAGGTGCTCTGAAGGCCCCGCCAGAGGTGAGGGCCAGCTAGGTGCTAAGACGGGACATCCGCACCAGCGTCTCGGCGGGCCGTCCGCGACGCTGACGCAGTGTCGGGACGGCCCGCCGTCGTTCATCGTCCCGAAGGGCTCGCCAGCACTGCGCGGGCGAAACGTTCCCCGATGAAGCGGTGCGTCGCAGTGTCGGGGTGCAGGCCATCCGGCAGAGGACGGGTCTGTGCGTCGTCAGGACCATAGAGCTCCAGGCCGTCCACCAGGTGAAGGTCCGGGTCGGTCGAGGCTCGCTCTGTCACGATGCGCGTCAGCTCGGTCCGCACCACCGTCAGGTCGAGCCGCCCCTCAGAGACGTGTGCCGGATCCCCGGTGGCGTGGAAGACCCGACGCACGCCGCCGTCGTCATCCGTATGGTCCGTCGCGACGACCGGCCCGGGGGTGAGCTCCTGGATGCCGCACCACAGGGGCGTGATCACGTGCACCGGCGTGTGCGGATGGCCGTCGCGGATCGTGTCCAGGAAGCCGTGGACCGCCGGAGAGAAGCTGCGCAGCCGGAAGACGTCCCCGTTGACCACGTTGATCCCCAGCTTGAGGGTGATCACCTCGGCCGGCAGGTCACGGATGGTGCGGGCGGTGAACTGGTCGAGCATCGCATTGCCGCCGAAGCCCAGGTTCACCACGTCGTGGCCAGAGAGCCGCGCCGCCACGGCGGGCCATGTCCGGGAGGGGCCTTCCGCATCGGAGCCGTGGCTGATGGAGCTGCCGTGGTGCACCCAGCGCGGTCCGGCCGGCGGCACCGGGAACACAGGCTCGTCGCTCTGCAGGGACACCAGCTCGGCGGGCTCCTCATACGGCAGCCAGATCTCCACGAGCTTCTCTCCGGTAGGCAGCAGCCCTGTCGGCGCCGCATCGGAGAGCTCCACCGTCCATGGTGCGTCCGGCATGTCGCAGGGGTGCGCCACCGCTCGTGAGGTCAGGACGCCGTCGACCAGCACATCATGCACCGGCGCGGGGCGCACAGGGTCCTGACGGGCTCCCAGGTCGGTCGGCAGCACCTGCATCGACAGACGTCGGGCGCTGGTCCGCAGTCGGAGCCGCACACCGGCCGGCGCCGCCGCCACGGCTGCCGTGCCCGGATCATGGAGCTGGGCGCGCGCGTGGGCAGGCAGACGCTGGGGCAGGAGCCCGTGCCTCCCGGGGACGAGCTCCACCGCCCCATGGAGGTGGTGATCCATGATGCGGGTGGTCTGCAGGGCAGTGGCCTGGGACAGCTCGGTCATGCCTCCAGAGTCTACTGACCTCCCCGTGGCCGGCCTGCGGGTCCACCCGTCGCTCGCAGGCCGCAGAACGGGACGAGGCGGTGACGTTCGCCATCCGTTAACCTGACTTCGACAGTCTGGAGTCCTGTGAGCCACGTACACCACCCCTCAGTCCCCGCTCGAGGCCATGACGGCAGCGTCGCCGAGGTCTTCCTCATCTTCCTCCGTCTCGGACTGACCTCGTTCGGCGGTCCGGTCGCCCACCTGGCCTATTTCCGTGAGGCCTTCGTGGAGCGGCGCCGGTGGCTGAGCGAGAAGGCCTATGCGGATCTCGTCGCTCTGTGCCAGTTCCTGCCGGGGCCGGCCTCCAGCCAGGTTGGGATGGCCCTGGGTCTGCAGCGAGCCGGCTGGGGAGGGATGTGCGCGGCATGGTTCGCCTTCACCCTGCCCTCGGTGCTGCTCCTGGTGGCCTTCGCCTATGGTGTCGCCACGCTCGGGGACTTCTCTGATGCGGGCTGGATCCACGGGCTCAAGGCCGCCGCCGTCGGCGTCGTCGCCCATGCGGTGCTCGGCATGGCGAAGACGCTCACCCCGGATGCGCCCCGGGCGAGCATCGCCGCCGGGGCCATGATCACTGTGGTGCTCGTCCCGCAGCCTTTCGTGCAGGTGGGGGCGATCGCCGTCGCCGGACTGGTCGGCCTGCTGTGGCTGCGTCCCGAGACTCCTCAGCCCCGGGACGAGGACGCCTTCACCGTCAAGGTCTCCAAGAAGGTCTCCGCCGGTGCGCTGATCCTCTTCGGTGCCCTGCTGGTGGGGCTGCCGCTGCTGGTCGCCTCCGCCGGGTCGGCCGCTTGGCACGGGGCGGCCCAGCTGGTGGACCTCTTCTATCGCGCAGGCTCTCTGGTCTTCGGCGGCGGGCACGTGGTCCTCCCGCTGCTGGAGGCGGAGATGGTCGGGCCCGGGCTGGTCGACTCGGAGGTCTTCCTGGCCGGCTACGGCGCCGCCCAGGCGGTACCCGGCCCGCTCTTCACCTTCGCCGGCTACCTGGGCGCCTCGACGATCGAGGGACCCGGCGGTGCCGCCGGGGCACTGATCGCCGTGGGGGCGATCTTCCTGCCTGCGGCGCTGCTGGTCATCGGAGCCCTGCCGTTCTGGGAGGCGCTGCGGGGTGCGCCGCTGGCACGGCGGGCATTGACGGGTGTCAACGCCGGGGTGGTCGGAATCCTCGCGGCCGCGCTCTATGACCCGGTGT
It contains:
- a CDS encoding glycosyltransferase 87 family protein, translated to MTSTAEIRPTPRTSRLLWILLAATCLGAVLSVLAVQWCRINGWTDPGQHVHMCYSDFALLFTERGLAAGHFPFLGDAPQGQAMEYPVLIGVVAGVLSWLVPGTGEGPERVLAFYDLNHALVVLCWLGTVLATAYSAGRRRSDAILVALAPGIVLTLSVNWDMWAVFLGALALLLWGRGRPGWAGVLIGLGAAMKLYPLFFFGAVLVLCVRSGRLRSAVTTLSAAAATWLAVNLPFMVAAFDQWALFYRFSSEREVSFSSMWLAFGWLGLDGEGFSLLSNGLFLLCCMGVAYLAWAAPTRPRMAQLCFLIVASFILLGKVYSPQFVMWLIPLVVLARPQVRGFVVWQAAEVFHWAAVWLMSAKITSGGEFGAGHHLIEAAYGLGIVLHMATVIYLMVQVVREILHPERDVVRQGAPDDAYDPLAGVLAGHGDAFALPGLGRPADLRLRW
- a CDS encoding GDSL-type esterase/lipase family protein yields the protein MTELSQATALQTTRIMDHHLHGAVELVPGRHGLLPQRLPAHARAQLHDPGTAAVAAAPAGVRLRLRTSARRLSMQVLPTDLGARQDPVRPAPVHDVLVDGVLTSRAVAHPCDMPDAPWTVELSDAAPTGLLPTGEKLVEIWLPYEEPAELVSLQSDEPVFPVPPAGPRWVHHGSSISHGSDAEGPSRTWPAVAARLSGHDVVNLGFGGNAMLDQFTARTIRDLPAEVITLKLGINVVNGDVFRLRSFSPAVHGFLDTIRDGHPHTPVHVITPLWCGIQELTPGPVVATDHTDDDGGVRRVFHATGDPAHVSEGRLDLTVVRTELTRIVTERASTDPDLHLVDGLELYGPDDAQTRPLPDGLHPDTATHRFIGERFARAVLASPSGR
- a CDS encoding SOS response-associated peptidase, which gives rise to MCGRYVMALRAGDLIDALEACGIDDVALAGPATGVDASPAGPEQSWRVSWNVAPTSTVPILVERYEEGADEAGTHAGRQREIHPARWGLLPRWAETAAFSSKTFNARSETVVSKPSFRSAVRRRRCVVPVQGYYEWKVSQEPQTGKTVRVPHLVRDRERPLILFAGLYEWWKDPEREAQGRDAWVLSTTILTGPSPDVGEDGAGPAHGDRPVLTELAQLHDRLPLAMSADEAADWIAPGERSREDTEADVERLRLGAVEVARGWTLHEVDRAVGNVRNDSPELIRPPDVMF
- a CDS encoding AEC family transporter, translating into MLTTIAPMFLVLVVGFLAGFASRFRGFQGALNAFVFYFGLPAFVFSAVVAAPPTGRFPVGAVIIAAMVTLALSVGTYGTAHLLGSRARAGAAPTSLAATFGNVGYFGIPITLSTIGPEAALAAGIIHLVHNMIYMTGYPVVRTALGGAETTPPGPGDAGDTSSEVGFRSAWRRRLWPIVRRAVLLNPIALSMAAALLVVMTPLAPPQVFSEGVEMIGQTAVPLALFAVGLAMHPALEGIRSGGVPKRSIALGTGVKLLLLPGVTWLAVLPFLDHLGPVWAATLVLMAAMPSSTTVFIFSEEYDGDGRLAAAILVAGTVLSVVTLPMIAELLQI
- the chrA gene encoding chromate efflux transporter, with protein sequence MSHVHHPSVPARGHDGSVAEVFLIFLRLGLTSFGGPVAHLAYFREAFVERRRWLSEKAYADLVALCQFLPGPASSQVGMALGLQRAGWGGMCAAWFAFTLPSVLLLVAFAYGVATLGDFSDAGWIHGLKAAAVGVVAHAVLGMAKTLTPDAPRASIAAGAMITVVLVPQPFVQVGAIAVAGLVGLLWLRPETPQPRDEDAFTVKVSKKVSAGALILFGALLVGLPLLVASAGSAAWHGAAQLVDLFYRAGSLVFGGGHVVLPLLEAEMVGPGLVDSEVFLAGYGAAQAVPGPLFTFAGYLGASTIEGPGGAAGALIAVGAIFLPAALLVIGALPFWEALRGAPLARRALTGVNAGVVGILAAALYDPVFTAGVLDVGLVALAVAVACFVALNSWKVPAWAVVIGAGFLGWIVL
- the mptB gene encoding polyprenol phosphomannose-dependent alpha 1,6 mannosyltransferase MptB, giving the protein MRDTLISRAALRTRDVLGSFPGTAWLIGGEEAAASHTLRQGLLASLMIMVGSWGVGWLAMTPSSVLAVHPLLLPLRTTTAGVITCAVLLSLGAMLLVRSWLRLSQRVGGWHEGATSTIRRAVLMWGAPLLFTVPIFSRDVYSYLAQGRVLHAGLNPYESGVSELPGWFMEGADGLWAESPSPYGPLFLLVAQLIWFLSGGVPEVSVMLFRLLSVAGVAMMLLVVPRLARAFGSQPAWALWLCVLNPLSLLVFLPAAHNDALMIGLLLLGMWCALRRRRLGAVLLITAAVAVKPIAITVLPFAVLLTLKNPTRIVGDYRARLREWVLAGLLAAGLLVGAGVLLGVGLGWITAALGAGSAIAPVAPVGLLGTGLGLVAAVAWGADPQQTASWIYTGARVVSAAVLAWILLRRRLGNPVLWAGVGLIVVVLSSTVVQPWYLLWILPLFAVVHVHRGRALVLVSLLITVLVLISLVGQLSVAQWIDTTVVQTVAAGVATVYLVYLLVFDPNTTELFDMRRPSQIWNAAVGWTGLGQLTRSPAPVPAEPRLEGSERSSRPDLPAPADAPDRPEGAR